From a region of the Helianthus annuus cultivar XRQ/B chromosome 5, HanXRQr2.0-SUNRISE, whole genome shotgun sequence genome:
- the LOC110871309 gene encoding uncharacterized hydrolase YugF: MAKLFSFTSMRDRWYRYFFSFSGLQSVSKDLGDGTIMHCWIPRSYKPYKPNLLLLHGFGANAMWQYADLLSHFTSKFNVFVPDLLFFGGSFTKRPERSESFQARCVMKMLEHGFGVRRMSLVGISYGGFVGYNMCVQFPEAVERVVVCCAGVCLEEKDLRDGLFRVSNVEEAERILLAQTPEKLRELMKFSFVKPLKGIPDYFLSDFVNVMCSEFVIEKRELIRSILKDRSQSRFPKIDQPTLILWGDKDQIFPLILGERLERHLGENARLVVIANAGHAVNFEKPKEFAKHLKDFLCNDSFSSLSYSSSFSI; the protein is encoded by the exons ATGGCGAAATTATTTAGTTTTACAAGCATGAGGGATAGGTGGTACCGTTATTTCTTCTCATTCTCCGGCCTCCAATCTGTATCAAAGGATCTAGGCGATGGTACAATCATGCATTGTTGGATCCCAAGATCATACAAGCCATACAAGCCTAATCTCCTCCTCCTGCATGGGTTTGGAGCCAATGCAATGTGGCAATACGCTGATCTCCTCTCTCACTTCACCTCTAAATTCAACGTCTTCGTCCCCGATTTACTCTTCTTCGGTGGCTCCTTCACTAAGCGCCCTGAGCGGTCCGAATCATTTCAAGCACGATGTGTGATGAAGATGTTGGAACATGGGTTCGGGGTAAGGCGGATGAGCCTTGTGGGAATAAGTTATGGCGGGTTCGTTGGGTACAACATGTGTGTGCAGTTTCCAGAGGCGGTGGAGAGGGTGGTGGTGTGTTGTGCAGGTGTGTGTTTGGAGGAGAAGGATTTAAGGGATGGGTTGTTTAGGGTTTCTAATGTGGAAGAGGCTGAGAGGATTTTGTTGGCTCAGACTCCTGAGAAGTTGAGGGAGTTGATGAAATTTTCATTTGTAAAGCCTTTGAAGGGAATCCCAGATTACTTTCTTTCTGATTTTGTCAAT GTGATGTGTTCAGAATTTGTAATAGAAAAGAGGGAACTTATTCGATCAATACTCAAGGACAGATCACAATCAAGATTCCCCAAGATTGACCAG CCCACATTGATACTATGGGGAGATAAAGATCAAATTTTTCCCTTGATCCTTGGTGAAAGATTAGAGAG aCATTTAGGGGAGAATGCTAGATTGGTAGTCATTGCAAATGCTGGCCATGCAGTTAACTTTGAGAAACCCAAAGAGTTTGCCAAACACCTAAAAGACTTCCTATGTAACGATTCTTTTTCTTCATTATCTTATTCTTCTTCCTTTAGTATCTAG